In one Nicotiana sylvestris chromosome 8, ASM39365v2, whole genome shotgun sequence genomic region, the following are encoded:
- the LOC138875226 gene encoding uncharacterized protein: protein MSGFAKYLKDLITKKRTTKNEVVNVTHRVSSIIATSTVQKKEDPRAFTIPCTIGAHDFARSPCDNRASINLMPLAIYKQAGLVGKFHLPADFVILDCAVDKEIPIILGRPFLATGRALMDSERNEIKFVNDEEVTFQASKGMKLPHEYENILVIDVVDEVEDSVEMKMEE, encoded by the exons atgtcgggttttgctaaatatttgaaagacttgattaccaagaagagaaccaccaagaatgaagtggtgaatgtgactcacCGGGTTAGTTCCATTATTGCAACATCTAccgttcaaaagaaagaagacccgAGAGCTTTCACTATTCCATGTACTATTGGGGCACATGATTTTGCAAGATCCCCTTGTGATAATAGGGCTAGCATTAACTTAATGCCTCTTGCCATTTACAAGCAAGCAGGGTTAG TGGGAAAGTTTCATTTACCCGCCGATTTCGTAATCCTTGATTGTGCGgttgacaaagagatccctatcattttggggagaccatTTCTAGCCACAGGAAGAGCACTAATGGATTCGGAACGGAATGAGATCAAATTCGTGAATGATGAAGAGGTCACATTCCAAGCAAGCAAGGGTATGAAACTACCACATGAATATGAAAACAtcttggtgattgatgttgttgatgaAGTGGAAGATTCGGTTGAAATGAAGATGGAAGAATAA